Genomic DNA from Carnobacterium divergens DSM 20623:
AGGAGGTTTACTTATGAAAAAATACTTTGCATTATTATTTTTCTGCGTCATATCTATTTTATTTACACCACAGGAAGTACAAGCACAAAACGAAAACAATTTAATTGAAGTTACGATTAATCACTATGTGAATCCATACCAAGATACCGATGTATTATTTAAAAAAGAAATAATTTATTTGAATGAAGGAAGTATTTTTGATCCCAAACAGTACTATTTAGATTTTAGTTATACTGAGTGGGATTCTAACTATTCTTATAATGATTTAGATAACGAATTGCCCTTTGAAGTACACAAAGAAGATTCACATTTAGAAATTAATTATTATTATCTTGCCGAAATTGAAAGTACAGATTTAATAGAAATTACAATGAACCACTATGTAGACCCGTATCAAGATTTTAATGTTTTATACAAAAAAGAAATATTGTATTTACCTAAAAATAGTATTTTTGATCCCAAACAGTATTATCTAGATTTTAGTTATACAGAATGGAATCCAGAATATTCTTATAATGATTTAAAAAATCAATCACCGTTTGAGCTTTACCAAGGAGACTCAGGATTAGAAATTAATTATTATTATCTTGCTGAAATTGAAATTAATAAACTAGTAAAGATTACAATAAATCATTTAGTAGATCCGTATCAAGACTTTGATAGATTATATAAAAAGGAAATATATTATCTTCCAGAAGGGAGTATTTTTGATCCTGCTAACTATTTTTTAGATTTTAGCTACACAGAATGGGATTCAGAGTATTCATATAACAATTTAGAAAATCAAAATGTGTTTAAGATAACTCAAAGCGATTCGGGTTTAGAAGTCAACTATTATTATCGTGCTGAAATTTGATAGTAGCTTTATTTTAAAAATAATGATAGTAAAAAAACTATTTCCTGGGAAATAGTTTTTTCTATTATTTTTATGAAGATTACATCGGGCTTCTCCGTCTCGCAAATTCAACAAAACGAAAACGATCCAGTCGATGTCGAGACTCTGTATGTTGGAATAGCGTTGTGTCTTCTAAATAAACATCGCTACGAACGACGACAACATGAGTATCTCCATTTAAGTCCATTAATTCGTGGTCTTTTTTTGTTGCCGGATCAACGGTAATTTCTTTTTGAGCAAAGCTGATTGTTAATCCCAAGGTATGTTCAATATAATCGTAAATCGAATTTTGAGCAGCCTCTGCTGGCAATTCTGGGATAATTGAAGTAAGCAAATAATCTTTGTCTAAAATTACCACTTCTTGATTAAATTTACGTTGACGTTCGACATAAATAATTTCTGTCTCTTGAGAGATTTTTAAGTGGTTCGCTAACTTTTTTGAGATTTTTTCGATACAATTTTTAGTCACAATGGTCTCACTTTTCAA
This window encodes:
- the treR gene encoding trehalose operon repressor, encoding MNKFYEIYLDLEKAILNQTYHAGTLLPSENDLAKVYHVSRETIRKALVLLLENGYIQKKQGKGSIVLNVNRFDFPVSGLTSFKELHDSQNLKSETIVTKNCIEKISKKLANHLKISQETEIIYVERQRKFNQEVVILDKDYLLTSIIPELPAEAAQNSIYDYIEHTLGLTISFAQKEITVDPATKKDHELMDLNGDTHVVVVRSDVYLEDTTLFQHTESRHRLDRFRFVEFARRRSPM